The DNA window GTGTAGGTAACGCTGGGGAGCTCACGGAACCCGGATCGGAAGAACTGCTCTTCAACCTCCCCGCTCCAGCGCAATGCCTGGAGGACGCGGATGGGCCTCTGCGCATCAAGGACGCGCTGAGACAGCGTCGCCAGGGTTTCCTGGTACGAAGTTCGGGAAGCATCGGGTGCCGCCGGCTTGAAGCCGGGCGCGTCCGTGGTCGAGGGATGTTCGTCCGAAGGTCGGCATGGTTCGACGGAGCTCGCGGGAGTCGCGCTCATCGGCGTCGCATCTGCATCGAGTTCGGTGAGTTGCTCAGCTGAGGACTGCGTACAGGGGTCGGGAAGAGAACAGGGCTCATACATGCCCTGGTCCGTTCGCTCTCTGCGCTCGATATCCTTGTCGGCCCATACGGCGCTCCAGGATGTCGTTGTCTCGACGAGGTCGTTCCGGGGAGCCATTCGCCGAGTGCTAACACCACGGGGAGGACTGGATCAAACGCGAGTTCGGCCCGTTGTCACGCTCACTGCGCTTGTCGGGAGACCAAGTGCAGGGTACGCGTGCAGCTCGCATGAGCGATTCCTCGCCCCCGATGATCAGCGCGGGCTCGACCGACGATGCGGTCACGCCTTCGGACGCAGAACTCCTGGAACACACGGCCGAAGCGGCACATCGACTCCGTAACGCCGTGGCAGCTGCCGTGGTGGGGCAGGATGAGGTGGTCGAAGCGATGCTGATCACCCTCGCCGCACGGGGTCATGCCCTCCTCGTCGGGGTGCCAGGACTGGCGAAGACGCTGCTGGTCTCTTCGCTGGCGAAGGCGCTGGACCTCAGCTTCGGACGTGTGCAGTTCACACCTGACCTGCTGCCAGCCGACATCACTGGGACCGACGTCCTCCACGAGCAACACGGCACAAGGAGCCTCCGCTTCCAGCCCGGCCCCATCTTCCACAACCTGGTGCTCGCGGACGAGGTGAACAGGACGCCGCCGAAGACACAGGCCGCTTTGCTCGAGGCGATGCAAGAGCGCAAGGTCACTGTAGGGACGACGACGCATTCCCTGCCCGATCCTTTTCAGGTCTTCGCCACACGAAATCCAATCGAGCAGGAGGGCACGTATCCTCTCCCCGAAGCCCAGCTCGATCGCTTCTTGCTCGAGATCCATGTGAGCTACCCAAGCGAGATCGAAGAGCGTGAGGTCGCGCGCCGGACGACGTCCGGAAAACCACCAGCCATCACCCCTGTCCTTCGAGCCGGTGAAGTGCGTGCCATCGGCCAGCTGGTGCCTCGGATCCCGGTGACTGACGAGGCCGTCGAACTAGCAGTACGCGTTGTTCGTGCGACTCGGCCAACGTCCGATCGAGTGGCTCCGGAGGTGCGTGACTACGTCCGCTACGGCGCTGGTCCTCGGGGAAGTCAGGCGCTGGTACTGGCCGCAAAGGCACGCGCGGCGCTGCGAGGTGAAGCCGCAGCTGACGTCGACGATGTGCGCGCGCTGCTGATTCCCGCGTTGCGGCACCGCATCGTCCTGTCCTACCGCGCCGAGGCGGATGGTGTCCGCGACATCGATGTGCTCCGCGCCGTGGAGCGGGCCGCTGGATAGAGCGAGTGACGTCACGGCTCGTCCGAGAAGTCGCTCCCACGTGATACGTCGTGCTTTGTTTTGGCGGCCCTCTTTCGAGTCGAAGAAGAAATGGTCATCCCTCGGGAGGACATACCCAGCTTCATCTCCTTGGGGTCGAGGACGAAATGTAGCTGGGCTGGCGCACGCTGATCCCAGACGAGGGCAACAATACCACTCTTCTTGAGCTTCGGTCGCGGCTCGGCCTTCCCACCGCTCACGACACCTGACCAGTTGGCGTGACCCAGCAGCGCCGTGATCAACGCCGACAGCAGAGGCTCGTGCCCGACGAGGACGAGAGGTCCAGCATCCCCGTGGAGGGAGAGCAGCCGGATCAGTGCGGTAGGATCAAGGCCGGGAGAAAGCTCTGCGGCGACCGACACCTCGGTGAGGCCTGCCGCCTCCGCGAGGATCTCCGCCGTCTGAACTGCGCGCACGAGCTGACTCGTCCAGATGGCAACCGGGCGCCGTTCTTTTCGCTTGGAGAGCCATCGAGCAACCCGGCGTGTGAGCTTGCGACCTCTGGCCGTCAACCAACGGCCGCCATCTCCCAGCCCTGGCGCGTCGTCCACTGCCTGCCCATGACGCACGATCAGGATCTCCATGGCGCCAGAACGTAGCCCAGACGCAGCCCTGGCGGGAGCAAGGAGGACCCTTCATTCAAAACTCACACTGGCCCGTCACCGCGCTGCAGAATGATCCAGGCGCCACGAAGGGACAGATTTCGCCGAAATAAGACTGGCAGGGGATGCCACACGCGTGAGCCGTATGCGTGTAACAGATCTGACCGCTGGGGCAGTCTGCATTGGAGACACATCGGCAGTTGAAATCATCAGGAATGCCGTTTCCGTTCTCGTCCACCCCGTTGCAGCATTCAGTGATGTAGTAGTCGCTCGCGCTGCAATCATCGTCTGCACAATCGATCTTGCCATCGCAATCGTTGTCCAGACCATCCGTGCAGGCAGCGATGCCGAACTCTGGCGCGGGCGGGAGACCGTTGGCGCAGTTCAGACAAGGGCCTATCCCTGCACAGTCGGGATCAGCACAGTCCACGTAAATATCACCATCATTGTCGATCCCATCGTTGCAGATCTCGGGAGGATTGGGGGTGATGACGACATTGAGCACAAAAGGCCCCTCGTTGGCTCCACCAACTGGGTCGACCGTGTAGCCATCGAGGAAAACGAAGTAAGTCCCCGGATAGAGGAGGTTGAACACCAGCCTCGCTGCCCAGCTGCTACCGGCACTGTCGTCGTCACAGCCGATCTCTGCGCCCGAGTTACAGGCCCCCGTCCGCACGTAAAGGGTGGAATCGAAGCTCGTCCCGATGGAATCGAGCACGACACGGGAGGGTTGCGAGAGCGTGAAATAGAAGACGGCTTCCCCTGCATCACCACCGCAAACTCCTCGTGTCTCGCTGATGTGTCCCGTGGTGTCTCCTGTATAGGTCCCGCTTCCCGTGATGAGCTTGGGAGAGAGGCAATTCGCCTGCTGAAGAACACAATATGGATTGTTCGCGCAGTCCGGATCCTGGCAATCAATCAGCGTGTCGTTGTCATCGTCGATGCCGTTGTTGCACTGCTCCGGCACAGCCACGCAATTTGGCGCGAAGAAGCAAGCAGTATCCGCACAATCGATTCTGCCGTCGCAGTTGTTGTCGATGCCGTCATTGCAGATCTCCGGCATGCAGTGCTGGCATGACGGCGACGAGAAGCACTGAGAATCAGCACAGTCGACACGGCCGTCACAGTCGTTGTCCACGTTATCCGAGCAGATCTCCGGAGATCCGGGGGGTACACAGGCACAGGGGAAGATCCCTCGACAGTCGGGATCGGCGCAGTCGATGAGCAGATCGCAGTCATCGTCGGTTCCGTTTCCGCAGTTCTCGGTCCGAGCCCGACACTGGCAGAGTGGGTCCGAGGAGCAATCCGCATCGTCGCAGTCGAAGGCCCCGTCGCAGTCATCGTCGAAACCGTTGCCGCACTTGCCCGCCTCCGATGCTGAACAACCGCACGCAGGCGTCCCCGCGCAGTCACTGTCGAAGCAGTCGACGATGGTGTCGCAGTCGTCATCGATCCCATTGGTGCAGTTCTCCCCCGTGGGAGACGGTGTGCATCCGCACAGGGGGGCACCATCACAGGCCGGGTCGAAACAATCCGCAACTCCGTTGCAATCGTTGTCTGCAGCATCGGTGCAGTTCTCGATGGCCCCTGGGTATACCGAGGGATTGAAGTCGTTGCAGTCATCCCCCCCGCAGCTCAGGGGCGCGTGCCCGTCGCCGTCATCGTCACGTGGGCGATGCCGGCAAACCCCATCACTGCAGGTGTCGGTCGTGCAGGCATCACGGTCATCACAGTCCGTCGGCCCACTGCAGGGGGTCCCCCCCCCACCGCCCAGCCCGCCTTCACCGCCTGGCCCGCTGTGGGAGCTGGTGGAGGTCGCGCCACCGGCACCTCCGGCGTTCACATCGAACTCGTTCAAGCCGGAGCGACCGCAGGCGCCCATCGCAAGGCTGAGTCCAGCGAGGGCGCTCAAGCCCAGCATCGCGAACTTCATCGTAGCGTCCGACATGATCCCACCTCTGCCGTCTTGGCAGGTCCCTCCAAGCCAGAGGCTCGGTGCTGCGAAGCGTACTGAGTTGGCCGCTGCAACACGGAGAAGGACGCGCTTCGGATGGCCGCTCGCGTGATGAGACCTTGTCTTTCAGAACGAGCGCAAGAGCAAGTTTCAGACCGACACGCCCCCCGCGCATCAATCCTACGAATCAACGGGCAAGCAGGGACACCATGACAAGTTGCCGGTCATGGCGGCAGCGTGTAACCACTGAGCGCCTTGATGCTCCGTCAGCTCGAGCAAGACCGGCCCCCGGAGGGGCTCCAGCGTGGGCGTTACCCGGCCCCAGCGTGGACGATCGCCGCGCTCGGGATGGCACTCCTGCTCGGGGCTGTGCTCTTCCTGAGCTGGCGTGCGCGTCGCGCCTCGAAGCGTTCGCGAGGCTCCAGGTGAGAGCATGGCTCACGCGCAGAGGTGTTCCGAAGTTCGCAGCTGAGCGCGGCGCAGGTAACCGTCGGAAAACAACGTGAGCAAGCTCGGCCGGCGGCTGGTTCTCGTGATGCTCTTGGGCGTCGCCGTCTACGGGGCCATCATCCTCTCACGGGGGTTCGCCCAGATCAGCGCAAGCCTTCGAGACTACGCTTGGTGGACCTTTGCAGCAGCTTGTGGGCTGGCGTTCACGAACTATCTGCTCCGCTTTCTGAAGTGGGAGTACTACCTCGCCCACCTCGAGGTGCGTGGGATCCCCAAAGGGGAGAGCCTGCTGACTTTCCTGTCCGGGTTCGTGCTGACGGTGACCCCCGGAAAGGTGGGCGAGGTCTTCAAGTCGGTGATCCTGTATCAGACGCGTCGCGTCCCGATCTCGCGGACGGCACCGATCGTGTTCGCCGAGCGAATCACCGATCTGATCGGGGTGATCGTGATCATCTCCCTGGGGAGCATCAGTTTTCCTGGTGGAGCGATCTGGGCAACGCTCGGTGCGCTCGTGGTGGTTGCGCTCCTCTTGCTGGTCGCGTGGCCGCGCTTCTCCGACCAGCTGCTGCGCGCCTTGACGCTTCTTCCTGGAGTGCTCGGGAAGGCCGCGACGCGGATCGGTCCGAAGGTCGCGGTCGCCCTGCATGGGATGAAAGGTCTCACGACCCCTTCGAAGCTGATTTTGCCCACGATCCTTTCCATCGGCGCCTGGGGGCTCGAGGGGTTCGGTCTGTGGGTCATCCTGCATGGCTTCGCTGAAAAGCCAGCGCTGCCACTGACGGCGTTCTTCTACTCGACCGCCACGCTGGCCGGAGCGCTCGTTCCAGTCCCGGGTGGGCTGGGCGTGACGGACAAATTGCTCGAAGAACAGCTCGCACGACTCGGTGGCGTGCCGAATGGGACAGCCACGGCGGCCATGTTGCTTGTTCGGTTTGCGACGCTGTGGTTTGCTGTCGTCGTGGGCTTCGCAGCCCTCGGTGTACTTCGGTTGCGCTACCCGCAGATGGTCGCTGAAGCCGACGACCCGACTGGCGGAGACGCTGGACACTGAGAGAGGGCGTCCAGTTCGATCTGGGCACCTCGACCCGAGGAAGTGGATTGTCAGAAAAGACGCTTTCCTCACGGGCTGATATAGAGTGCGGCAAGAGCGGGATGACCCTGCTCGATCAGGCCGCGCGGTCGTCGCGCGCCCACGGCCAGAAAGATTGCGGAACCCCGCGGCCCCTTACCACATGGCAACGATCGAACGAGGCGTCGAACTAGTACGGCGCGTTATCACGCACCTGAAACAGCGGCCCCAGAGCAAGGATGTATCCGGCGCGAGCCCAGCAGCCCTCGACGCGCTCGAGTCTCGGCTGATGGTGGAGTTGCCGCCAACGCTCAGGGTTTTTCTGGAGTTCGACTTCCGCTTTGACAGCCTGGGCAAACGCTTCAAGGGCCGTCATCGGTTCGGCATGGATCCGACCGCTCCTACGCCCAAGATGACCTCGGTGCGCAAGCTCGCAGAGGCGATGGTCGAGCTTGGATGGACCGACTCGCGGATCCGTAACAAGGTCGTCCGTCTACCCAACCTCGCCGGGCAACCGTGGAACGCGCTTTACCTGGGAGAGGCTCGACGTGACGGTGAGCTCTTGATCCTCGGGCTGGACAACGAAGACACCAGTGTTCGGGTGTTTCCCCGATACACGGCGTTCGACTTGTACCTGGCGCATCAGACAGGGCTCGTGCGGCTCACCGAAGGCCAACGTCTTGAGGATCTCGAGTCCTACATCGCCCTCAACCCCGATCTACGAACCGGGGACGATGATGATGAAGGAGATTCCGACTACTGATCTGCCACAAGCGTAGATCGGCATCACGACGAACGAGCAGGCGCGCGCTGTGAGCGAAGAGCGGGACGCCGAGAGTCCTCTACGGTTCGAGGTGAGTCAGGACGATCCCCGCGATCGTCTCGACAAACTCCTGGTCTCCCTGCTCACCCGCGCCGGTCGTGATGCTTCACGCGCCGTGATACAGCGCTGGATCGCCGAAGGGCGTGTACGCGTCGACGGGTCACTCCACCGCGCCTCTTCTGCCGTGCGGAGTGGTGCCACCGTGGAGGTGAGCCCCTCGCCCCATTCCCATCTTCCCCCCAGTCACACTGCCGCCGACGCTCGTGTCGTCGTCCCGGTGGTTTACGAGGACGAGCACCTCTTGGTGGTCGACAAGCCTGCAGGGATGGTCGTCCATCCTGCCCAGGGGCATGCGACGGGGACGCTCGTCAACGGCCTGCTCGCCAGACCAGGGTTCGTGGGAGCGAGCAGCGATCCCAGAGATCCGGCAGGTCACCTTCGCCCGGGCATCGTCCACCGCCTCGACAAAGGCACGAGCGGACTGCTGGTCGTCGCCAAAGATCCAGCGAGCCGAGAGGCGTTGAAGAGCCTCTTCTCCCGTCACGCCGTTGAACGGGAGTATCTGGCCATCGTCGTTGGCGCTGGTCGCGATGCCACCTACGACACCCTGCATGGGCGGCACACGACGGACCGCCTTCGCTTCACGACACGCGTGCAAACTGGACGTCGCGCGGTCACCCATACCCGCGTCGTAGAACGATTCGGGACGCTCGCCACGTTGATGGCATGCACCCTGGAGACGGGCAGGACGCATCAGATCCGCGTCCATCTCGCTGAGCGAGGTGGGACGCCGGTGCTGGCGGATCCGATTTACGGTAGCTCACCTCGACACCGACAGGTGCGCGCCCTGGCAGAGCAGCTCGGTCACCAGGCGCTGCACGCGAGGGTCCTCGGGTTCATTCACCCCGCGACGGGTGCCACGATGCGGTGGGAGAGCTCGCTCCCACCGGACCTGGAGCAAGCGCTCACCCGGTTGCGAGCGCTCGCTACCACATCTTCGACTTAACGTGCCCCTTGGACTTGATGAGGATGTCCACGATGGCGCGGTCGTAGAAGTTCTTCTGGTAGAGGTCGGGGGAGACGCGGCTCTTGTAGAGCGCCCTGCCCTCCTCGATCTCCTCCGAGAGCACGTTGAAGAGATCGTCCTGCTGGACCCCCTGGACGATCTTTTCCTCGTTGTAGAGCGAAAGGTCGCTCGCGATGGCACGTGCCAGGCGGCGCGCCGCCTCTTCGGTTTCGATCAGGGGCATTCGTCTGCTCCGGGATGGGTCTCGTTGCCCCGGGACCGCCTCTCCGGCGTTCGGGGTCCCTAGGATGCAGCACTCGCCGCCGGGCTGTCAAAGTCGCAGCTCACGACGGCGGCAGAACGAGCCTGTGGCCGATGGTCTCATCCCCGGCTTGCCCCCGCTTCATCCCCAGAGCGGCAAGGCCCGAGAGGAGCGGAAAGGTCACGAGAGCGTACCGTCCGGCTCCAAAAAAAGCGGCATGCGTGAGCAACGTCGCTGCGAGCACGGAAAGTGTGACGAGGGGTAGAACGGATGCCCTTCGTAGAACGGAGCCTCTCATCAGGCTCATGCCGAGCAGGGATACGTATCCCACCCAGGCCTGAACGTGAAGCGTTGCCATGACGCCGACGATCAGCAGAGCCCCCGTCACCACCTGGCTCCATCGGCTCCGCTTCGAAACACCCTGCCGCGCCGCCCACACGAGGCACAGGAGAAGAACTCCGCGCTCGTAGATGGTCTCCACGACCCCCAGCGCGATCTTGCTCTTCTCTGAAAACTCTTCCGGGTTCGCTTCTCGGAGATACCACCCGGCAGCGCCGCAGTAGTTGAGGGTTGCTCCAAGCTTTTGCGGGATCAAACCCAGCCACTCGACGGGATGTTGGAGGATTTTTCGGCGCGCTTCCTGGGCAAAACAAGCATCCTTCCCGGCTTCATCGAAGATCTCTCGGCACCCATCCGGTACCTGCAGCGGTGCCCATGCGCCTCGCGCTTCGGGATCAGTGCCGATGAGGAGGTTCCACCCACCATTCATGCTGACGAGCGCGCAGCGCCCCATGCGCTCGCAGTTGCGCACAGTCCATGGCATGCAGACAGCAAGCGCCGTCATCGTCACCACCAGCATCGGAAGCGCATGGGACGCCATGGCCCTCCAAGCGGAACGTGTAACAGGGGCGAGCCGTGGTTGAGCACTGACGCTCTGGCTTGTTCCTTGGGACGCCTCCATCACCTCTGATGCCCCCGGTCGTCGAGCTGCAATCCAGCCGAAGACTGGAGCAAGCAACAGCGCCTGCGGGCGCATCAGGGTGGCCACGCCGAGAACCAGACCCACGATCACGAAGGGGATCGGTGTCCGCGATGGAGCGGGGTGCTGTGCTGCGCGTGCCACGGCCCAGCCTGCGCAGGCCAGGAGTGCACCCGTCACACCTTCGGTCATCAGAGCGGGTGTGTACGCGACCAGACCGGGGTGCACTGCCACGAGCGCTCCTGCAAGGAACGCGATGGCCCGGTGGGGGGTCGCATGGGCAGCGAGCCGGTGCACCGCAAGCGCAGCGAACGAGCCCAGCACCGCATTGAGCATCATGGCTGCGACCGGATGTGGACCAGCGACGGCATAGAGTGCTGCGATCGCGCCGGGGTAGCCGACCGGATAATGTGCGGCATACGTGACGACGCCGTCAGGCCAGCGCCACGTGTAGCCCTGCCCCTCGGCCAGCCGAAGGGCCAGTTGATGGTAGTAAGCCCCGTCGGCAGCCGGCGCGAAACGCGTCGCAGCCCACTCGACAGCCGCAAGACGGGCGATGAGGGCGATGACGAAAACAACGGCTGCGTCGCGTCGCCACCCTCGCAAGACGACAGAGGTCACGCGCCCGGCTCTGAGATGCGTCCCCGCATGCCCAGTCGACTCTCGACGATGGGAAAATGGGGCAGCAAGCCTGTACGACGCAACGCCAGGATCACTTCGCAAGCGGGTAGGCCGACCACATTCATGTAGGAGCCCTCGATCCTCTCCACCACGAACGCTCCCACCCCCTGAATGGCATAGGCGCCAGCCTTGTCCAACCCCTCCCCCAAGGCCGAATAGCTGGCGATCTCTTCATCCGCGAGGTGTCGGAAGAGCACCCGCGTCCTCACCGTCTCGAGATGAAGGGATTGACAAGGCTCGTCATGTCGCGAGCCGGCGATGGCAAAGCACGTCCAGACTTCGTGAGCGCGTCCTGACAGGGACCGGAGCATGAGCCGTCCGTCCGCTTCATCACGAGGTTTTCCCAGCACCTGGCCGTCGAGAATCACCTCGGTGTCAGCGACCAGAACGGCTCCGGTACCTGCCGCTCCCGGAAGTTCGACGGCAGCTTCGAGCTTCGCCAGAACGATCCTCTCCTGGTAGGCTTCCGCACTTTCCCCCTCGTCACGCACCTCCGCGACCGCGGCTCCGATGGCTCGAAACGGGATGCCCAGCGTCGTCAGGATATCCCGCCGGCGTGGAGACGAAGAACCGAGCAGAAGGGGGTGCGCGTGGTCGATCATGGCGCGAAATCGCTCCTCAGCGCGCGTGGTTTGGCGAGTCCCAACCTCGCGCGGAGGCCCTTGCTACCACGTACGACGCAGCGGTGAGCAGCGATCGGCGTATTTGGGCTGTTGACCCTGCCACAGGCAGTAGTAAGGGTCCTGCGCGATGCGCTCGAACCCGACGAGGCAGCCGGCACGGCCCCGAACGCTGTTGCTCTTCGCCTCCGGGGCGCTCGCGCTGTGTCTCGCGGGGAGTCCCGCTCACGCTGAGCCGTGCGCGCCGGCGAGCGGGTTGTCGACCTGCATCGATGCCGACAACTTGTGGCTCCGTCCTGGGAGTGGGCCGTTCTTCTCGATCGCGGACACCAGCACCGCACCGGCAGGAAACGCCTCGTTCGCCCTGGGCTTGAGCTATCAGTCGCGTCCGATCGGCTTGCTCGTCCCTGGACCGAACCGTGACGGGACGACCATCCATGTCGTCGACAACATGCTCAACGCGACCTTTCTGTGGTCCCTTGGGCTTACAGAACGACTCGAGCTGACCTTCGCCGCCCCGATAACGCTCTACCAAGATGGCGCTGGGCTCGGCGGCGTTCTCAACACGGATGAGCCTCTGCAGCGGAGCGCGATACGAGATCCTCGACTGGGTCTTGCGTTTGCCATCCTTCCGCAGCCTCGTGTCGGTCCTTCACAGGGATTCTCCCTCACGGCTCGCCTCGATCTCGGTCTCCCTGCGGGTGATGAGACCCTCTTCGCAGGGTCGTCGATGGCGACTGCGGTACCGAGCCTCGTCAGTGCAATTCGCGTCGGTCGCTTCGGCCTGGCTGCAGAGGCTGGTGCCCGCATCCGAGAGTCCACCAGCATCGCCGGCTCCGTCATCGGCTCACAGCTCACGGGCGCGGTGGGCGCATCGTACGACGTGCTCGCGCAACGCCGGCTCACGGTGGGGGCAGAGGTGTTCGCGCTCTACACACTCGCAACCCAGCCATCCTCGCCGCTGATCCCGGCAGAGTGGATCCTCTCAGCAAGTACGGCCCCCTTCCTTGCCGGGGACGTCTCCTTCTCTCTGGGTGGAGGAGGCACGATCCCGTTCGCGGATGAACATGCCGTCACATCTCCGCGCTTTCGCTTCACCTTTGCCGCACGCTACGCGCCCGGCGGGAGAGACACCGACGGAGATGGGGTCCTCGACCGCGACGATGCGTGCCCCGACGTCCCGGAAGATCGCGATGGCTTCCAGGACAGTGACGGGTGCCCCGATCCCGACAATGACGGAGACGGCATCCCCGATGCCCTGGATCGTTGCCGTGACGCCCCGGAGGATCGCGACGGCTTCCAGGATGAAGACGGCTGTCCGGACCTCGACGATGATGGGGATGGCATCCCAGACGACACCGACCAATGTCGAAATCAACCTGAAGATCGGGATGGGTTCCAGGACGAAGATGGTTGCCCTGACCCCGACAACGACGGCGATGGCATTCCAGACGAGCACGACCTGTGCCCCAACGGTGCCGAAGATTTCGACGGGTTCAAAGATGAAGATGGCTGTCCAGATCCGGACAATGACCTCGATCAGATCCCAGACGAACGCGATCTCTGCCCGGACGCGAAGGAAGATCTGGACGGATTCCAGGACGACGACGGTTGTCCGGACCTGGATAACGATGAGGATGGAGTCCCGGATCTGGAGGATGCTTGTCCCCTGCATCCCGAGACCATCAACGGCCAGCAAGACGAGGATGGCTGTCCCGAGCCAGGGGCGACAGCCACCGTTCGCTGGGAAAAAGACCAGGTCATCGTGGACGGCCTGGTCCCGTTCACGCCAGGGGGCGCTCGGATGCCCCCCGCACTGGAAGCCCAGCTCCGCATGGCGGCTCAGTTGATGCGAGGCCGTATGCCGCTCACATCCGTCATCATCGAGGCCTACCCCGATCGCCCCGGAGATGGCTCTGCGCGAGGATTGGAGCTGGCGGCCACGCGAGCCGACGCCGTCAAGGCGCGCCTTGTGGCAGGTGGCATCCCTGCAGAGTTGATCACGCCTGCTGCAGGAGACCCGACCCTGCGCCGCCCTCCCCGCGCACCGCAGATAGAAATCACCGTGAGCCGCCCTCCTCGGCCCAAGGCGCCCCCTGCTGCACTCACGCCAGAAAAGAGAGCGCCTTCCCCGGCTCCACAATCCCCGTCACCGCCTTCGAAA is part of the Chondromyces crocatus genome and encodes:
- a CDS encoding lysylphosphatidylglycerol synthase transmembrane domain-containing protein — encoded protein: MSKLGRRLVLVMLLGVAVYGAIILSRGFAQISASLRDYAWWTFAAACGLAFTNYLLRFLKWEYYLAHLEVRGIPKGESLLTFLSGFVLTVTPGKVGEVFKSVILYQTRRVPISRTAPIVFAERITDLIGVIVIISLGSISFPGGAIWATLGALVVVALLLLVAWPRFSDQLLRALTLLPGVLGKAATRIGPKVAVALHGMKGLTTPSKLILPTILSIGAWGLEGFGLWVILHGFAEKPALPLTAFFYSTATLAGALVPVPGGLGVTDKLLEEQLARLGGVPNGTATAAMLLVRFATLWFAVVVGFAALGVLRLRYPQMVAEADDPTGGDAGH
- a CDS encoding AAA family ATPase, which produces MSDSSPPMISAGSTDDAVTPSDAELLEHTAEAAHRLRNAVAAAVVGQDEVVEAMLITLAARGHALLVGVPGLAKTLLVSSLAKALDLSFGRVQFTPDLLPADITGTDVLHEQHGTRSLRFQPGPIFHNLVLADEVNRTPPKTQAALLEAMQERKVTVGTTTHSLPDPFQVFATRNPIEQEGTYPLPEAQLDRFLLEIHVSYPSEIEEREVARRTTSGKPPAITPVLRAGEVRAIGQLVPRIPVTDEAVELAVRVVRATRPTSDRVAPEVRDYVRYGAGPRGSQALVLAAKARAALRGEAAADVDDVRALLIPALRHRIVLSYRAEADGVRDIDVLRAVERAAG
- a CDS encoding MopE-related protein, producing the protein MSDATMKFAMLGLSALAGLSLAMGACGRSGLNEFDVNAGGAGGATSTSSHSGPGGEGGLGGGGGTPCSGPTDCDDRDACTTDTCSDGVCRHRPRDDDGDGHAPLSCGGDDCNDFNPSVYPGAIENCTDAADNDCNGVADCFDPACDGAPLCGCTPSPTGENCTNGIDDDCDTIVDCFDSDCAGTPACGCSASEAGKCGNGFDDDCDGAFDCDDADCSSDPLCQCRARTENCGNGTDDDCDLLIDCADPDCRGIFPCACVPPGSPEICSDNVDNDCDGRVDCADSQCFSSPSCQHCMPEICNDGIDNNCDGRIDCADTACFFAPNCVAVPEQCNNGIDDDNDTLIDCQDPDCANNPYCVLQQANCLSPKLITGSGTYTGDTTGHISETRGVCGGDAGEAVFYFTLSQPSRVVLDSIGTSFDSTLYVRTGACNSGAEIGCDDDSAGSSWAARLVFNLLYPGTYFVFLDGYTVDPVGGANEGPFVLNVVITPNPPEICNDGIDNDGDIYVDCADPDCAGIGPCLNCANGLPPAPEFGIAACTDGLDNDCDGKIDCADDDCSASDYYITECCNGVDENGNGIPDDFNCRCVSNADCPSGQICYTHTAHACGIPCQSYFGEICPFVAPGSFCSAVTGQCEF
- the sixA gene encoding phosphohistidine phosphatase SixA; translation: MEILIVRHGQAVDDAPGLGDGGRWLTARGRKLTRRVARWLSKRKERRPVAIWTSQLVRAVQTAEILAEAAGLTEVSVAAELSPGLDPTALIRLLSLHGDAGPLVLVGHEPLLSALITALLGHANWSGVVSGGKAEPRPKLKKSGIVALVWDQRAPAQLHFVLDPKEMKLGMSSRGMTISSSTRKRAAKTKHDVSRGSDFSDEP
- a CDS encoding SMI1/KNR4 family protein, translating into MATIERGVELVRRVITHLKQRPQSKDVSGASPAALDALESRLMVELPPTLRVFLEFDFRFDSLGKRFKGRHRFGMDPTAPTPKMTSVRKLAEAMVELGWTDSRIRNKVVRLPNLAGQPWNALYLGEARRDGELLILGLDNEDTSVRVFPRYTAFDLYLAHQTGLVRLTEGQRLEDLESYIALNPDLRTGDDDDEGDSDY
- a CDS encoding glycosyltransferase family 39 protein, whose product is MTSVVLRGWRRDAAVVFVIALIARLAAVEWAATRFAPAADGAYYHQLALRLAEGQGYTWRWPDGVVTYAAHYPVGYPGAIAALYAVAGPHPVAAMMLNAVLGSFAALAVHRLAAHATPHRAIAFLAGALVAVHPGLVAYTPALMTEGVTGALLACAGWAVARAAQHPAPSRTPIPFVIVGLVLGVATLMRPQALLLAPVFGWIAARRPGASEVMEASQGTSQSVSAQPRLAPVTRSAWRAMASHALPMLVVTMTALAVCMPWTVRNCERMGRCALVSMNGGWNLLIGTDPEARGAWAPLQVPDGCREIFDEAGKDACFAQEARRKILQHPVEWLGLIPQKLGATLNYCGAAGWYLREANPEEFSEKSKIALGVVETIYERGVLLLCLVWAARQGVSKRSRWSQVVTGALLIVGVMATLHVQAWVGYVSLLGMSLMRGSVLRRASVLPLVTLSVLAATLLTHAAFFGAGRYALVTFPLLSGLAALGMKRGQAGDETIGHRLVLPPS
- a CDS encoding RluA family pseudouridine synthase — protein: MSEERDAESPLRFEVSQDDPRDRLDKLLVSLLTRAGRDASRAVIQRWIAEGRVRVDGSLHRASSAVRSGATVEVSPSPHSHLPPSHTAADARVVVPVVYEDEHLLVVDKPAGMVVHPAQGHATGTLVNGLLARPGFVGASSDPRDPAGHLRPGIVHRLDKGTSGLLVVAKDPASREALKSLFSRHAVEREYLAIVVGAGRDATYDTLHGRHTTDRLRFTTRVQTGRRAVTHTRVVERFGTLATLMACTLETGRTHQIRVHLAERGGTPVLADPIYGSSPRHRQVRALAEQLGHQALHARVLGFIHPATGATMRWESSLPPDLEQALTRLRALATTSST
- a CDS encoding Maf family protein is translated as MIDHAHPLLLGSSSPRRRDILTTLGIPFRAIGAAVAEVRDEGESAEAYQERIVLAKLEAAVELPGAAGTGAVLVADTEVILDGQVLGKPRDEADGRLMLRSLSGRAHEVWTCFAIAGSRHDEPCQSLHLETVRTRVLFRHLADEEIASYSALGEGLDKAGAYAIQGVGAFVVERIEGSYMNVVGLPACEVILALRRTGLLPHFPIVESRLGMRGRISEPGA